The DNA sequence aaaaaaagaaaaaaagagagagcgAAAAATgatagtaataaaaaaaggcTCCGACTCCCAGCTCAAGGATTGATGAACTCGCCTCGGCGTAAAAGAGACGAGCGTAAGAATTCAGAGCAGGAGGGAGCATAAAGAAGGACCGTGATATAGAGGAGTATAATGAAACAACAAGGGCGCGTCGCGTGGATGTCACCCTTGCGGCGTACATCGCCcagtatatacacacacacacacaaaaactattttataactGTTTCTTTAGTGCGATGCTGAAGATAGGAGGtggcaaagccaggattgagtGCGAGAGAGAGAAGGTTGTCGAAATCGTCGCTTGTGGCGTGGCCGTATCCTGTGTGCTTGCCTTCCTCACTACACTAGCACATACAGCGGCAGAGCGAGCAGAAAGGTCGTAAGGAGAACGTAGGCGGTGTCGGGCGGGCGCTGTTGCATCGGCGCTTTCGGCATCGGTGCTGTACGCGGCATAGTCATTCGCATAGCAAACCTCCGCGTACGGCGCACATTTGAGTGCGCCAGTCGAGAAGTACGAGCTTTGCAGGTCGCTTGCGGAAACCGAGGATCCTTCAGGGCAGTCCACAAACGTCGTTGATCCTTTGACGCGAATCTGATAGGTTTCGTTAACGGTAGCGCACTTGATGTCGACGCACAGGGCTGTCTGGAGGAGAGCTGCGCCGGAGACGTGGATGCCTTCGCTGCTGACCGATTCGATGCACCGCGCCGAGGGTGAAACAACGGAACCCGGCATAGACTTGCATTTCCGTTACTGCAGCTTGTTTGTTGTAGGCCGTCACCGCCGGGCAGTAGTCCATGTATATGTCGCCACCTTCGGTTGGGATGCTGAAGTACTGAAAGTAGGAAGGCAGATCTTCGTCATACATGGTGAGAGTGCAGTACCCAACCCTGTTCGATCACTGGGGCACAGGTATGCGCCAGGTATGCTGTTAGTCGTACAGAACATCGAAGGCTCCATGCTCGTTTCGTTGACGATGCACTTTTCCTCCAACAGCGTGCACCCGGCGTTTTTGCCCCAAGTCATCTCCTCTGCGTTTGTGTAGTTGCCTTTGTAGAATCCCATGTCTTCCATTGCGGAAATGGTCATCGCCGTATACACGCCCATACCAGCGACTGGTGACATGAGCTCGTCCTTGGCGTTGCGCATCTTCCAGTGCGAGCCGACACTACCCTCGTCCCCTTGATCCTCCAACTCAACAAATTCCATGGTGGAGCAGTTGTACTGCTTGTGCTGCGGCCACGGCAAGTGGAGAGTACAGTGCAGGTAACGGGTCTGTCTTGTCGCGAATGCTGGGCGCGTACTGATAGCCAGAGCCACCTGTAGCGTTCTTTGTG is a window from the Bactrocera neohumeralis isolate Rockhampton unplaced genomic scaffold, APGP_CSIRO_Bneo_wtdbg2-racon-allhic-juicebox.fasta_v2 ctg4066, whole genome shotgun sequence genome containing:
- the LOC126767103 gene encoding leishmanolysin-like, with the protein product MEFVELEDQGDEGSVGSHWKMRNAKDELMSPVAGMGVYTAMTISAMEDMGFYKGNYTNAEEMTWGKNAGCTLLEEKCIVNETSMEPSMFCTTNSIPGAYLCPSDRTGLGTALSPCMTKICLPTFSTSASQPKVATYTWTTARR
- the LOC126767102 gene encoding leishmanolysin-like, which encodes MPGSVVSPSARCIESVSSEGIHVSGAALLQTALCVDIKCATVNETYQIRVKGSTTFVDCPEGSSVSASDLQSSYFSTGALKCAPYAEVCYANDYAAYSTDAESADATAPARHRLRSPYDLSARSAAVCASVVRKASTQDTATPQATISTTFSLSHSILALPPPIFSIALKKQL